GGCGGAACGCATACGGGTCCGGGCGATCGAGCCGGAGCGCATCGCGGTCCGCATCCTGCTGCCCTCCGAGGATCTCGACCTCCCCTACCCCCGCGCCAAGGACGACCCGGCCGACCCGCGTCCGCAGCTGCGCCTGCGCGACATCACCCGGCGGCACACGGCGTCGCTGCGCAACGCGCTGCGGGACCTGCACACCGAGGGCCTGGTGGCGGAGGTGGACGTGGAGGTGCGCAGAGTGCCGCTGACGCCGGCGTTCAAGCTCTACGTACTGAACGGCACGGAGGCGCTGCACGGCCCGTACGAGGTGATCGAGCGCCGCATCCAGCTGGATGACGGCGAGGAGATCGACGCCCTGGACGTGCTCGGTCTGGGCTCGGCCCTCACGCACTACGTGCGCGAGGAGGACCCCGAATCGCAGGGAGCCCTCTTCGTCTCCAGCATGCAGGCCTGGTTCGACTCGTGCTGGACGCTTCTCGCGAAGTCGTGAGCGAATCGGCACCAAGCGGAAATTCGTCGAACGCCACGTCCCTCAGGAGTGGCGCCTCCCTCTTTGAGCCCATCGTTTACCGGTCTCGCGTCGTCCGGTGTCTCGCGCGCCACTAGGGTGTGCATCACTTTCACCTCCCTCGCGTGACTATTCAGCTATTCAGGAGCAGCCCGTGGGCATTCCTGTGCCCGGTCCTCCTTCCCTGGCGCCTTCCGGCCCTCCCCTCACGGGGTCCGCCGACGAGAACGAAGCACTCGACGTGCACGACGTGTACGACGGATTCGTCGAGCACGCCTTGCGGCACGGGACGGTCAGCGGGGGCCACCACAACCAGAACTACGTGCTTCCGCTGACGCAGTCCATGGCCCGGCTGGTCGACCGCTACCCGGGGCGGCCCGTCACCGTGCGGCTGCGGCGCCAGGATGCGCTGCCGGTCGTCATCCGGACCTGGCAGGACGAGTCGGAGATCCTGCGGGCCATCAAGGGCGTGCTGCCCCACGTGCCGGAATGCCTGGCCAAGCGCGGCGACTCCGCGGTGCACAGCTATGTGGAAGGCGTGCCGTTCTCCAGCATCTGCCAGAACGGCAAACCGGTCGACTCCTTGCTGATCAAGGCCCTGGCGACGCTGCTCGCGCAGATGACCCAGGTGCGCAGGGAGGCCCTGCCCCCGCTCCCGGCCGACTGGCCCCGCATGGACAAAGGCGGGCCCACGTTCCTGCGGACTCTCGCGCATCTCGCGGAGCGTCAGATCCGCCAGCCCAATTGGACGGAGTTCGGCGGGCTTTTCGCGGCACTCGGCATTCCGGACGACGCGCTGCTCAGGCTGGCGGAGCGCGCGCCGAACATGGCCCGCCGCCCCTACAGCCTGCTCCACACAGACCTGCACCGCGACAACGTGATCTTCTCCTACGGAGGTGATCCGCCGCTGATCTGCGTGGACTGGGAGCTGGCAACGTACGGCGATCCCCTGCACGACCTGGCCACGCACCTCGTCCGCATGCGATACCCGGACCATCAGTGGGATGAGGTGATCGCGGCCTGGGCGGAGGCGATGGAGCGCCTCAGGCCCAGGGCGGTCAACGGCCTGGGCCGGGACCTCGACCACTATGTGGCCTTCGAGCGCGCGCAGTCCGTCTACCCGGACGTCATGCGCGCCGCCCGGTCGCTGGGGAGTTCGCCGGACCAGAAGAGCCTCGACGAGGCGACCTACGCCGTGCGCAAGGCGCTGGAAGCCGCGGCCGTTCCGCTGCAGTTGCAGGGCGTGCCGGACGCGGAGGAGATCCAGCGGGTGCTGTTCCGCTGGTGGGCTGCCCGGCTCGGGGGGCGGGCCGAGGGAATCCGGCAGGCGACCCCGATCTCCTGGGAGCCGAACGAGCGCGTGCCGGAGCATCCCGCGTTCCCCCGGTCCGCCGTGCTCGAAGCGCTGATCGCCGAAGGGGCCGCCCCGGCCTCCCGCGTCTACAAGGGGACGGCCCACCTCAACACCGTGGTCCGGGTGGACGGCATCACCTTCCCGGTCGTGATCCGGCGGAAGCTGACCTCGGCCGAGCGGCGCGAGCGCAGCATCCTCAGTGAGCACGCGGTGCTGCGGGCCATCGAGGATTCGGGAGAGCCGGTGCGGGCCCCCCGCGTACTGGCGCTGGGGGCAAGTCACTTGAAGGACGGGTTCGCGATCCATTCCTACGAGGGGTCAGGTGCCGGAGACCTGCCGCCGGACCACCCCGTGGACGGATTACGCCCCGCCGAAGCCGACCATCTGGTCGATCAGTTGGGTGCGTTGGCCCGGATCGACACCCAACAGCTGGACCCGACGGTCGGCAAGACGGATTTCTACCGGTGGCTCTGCGACGAACTGGCGCGGCTGGTCATGTATCTCCCCAAGGAATCGCAGAAGCTGGCAAGGGAGCTCGGTCTGCCGGACGGCTACCGGCTCTGGGAGATCTTGATCCGTCACCGGCTGACACCACGCCGGCCCGCCTTGCTGCACGGAGATCTCAACCCCTGGAATCTCGTACGCCGTGACGGTGACGACGGACCGCTCACCGTCATCGACTGGGAGATGGCGATGATCGGTGATCCGCTGTACGACCTGGTCCGCCACATGCATCTCACCCCGACCCGCCCCGAGATCAGACAGCGCATGTTCGGCCGCTGGGTCGCCCGCCTGCCGGAGGCGTGCACTGCAGGGTGGCAGGAGGAATGGAAGGTGTACCGCTGGATCGAGGTGGTTCGGTCCGCCTACGTGGACCTGGACCGACTCGTCACCGGGGCCGACCTGGACGCCCCCAACGTGCAGCGGGCCGTGGACTCGTATGCGATGACACTGGCCACGGCGCAGGCATCGCTGGGGCTCCGCCCCAGCCCGACGGCCAATCCCTATCTTGCCCGGGCGCTCCCGCACGGCCAGCATGGAGGAATGAGAGCGGCGCCGTAGAGGCACGCTCGGGGGAGGGCTCTTGCCAGGGGCAGCGAGTGGTGCAGCGGGCGGTGGCTTCACCGGATGGCTTCGTCGATACCGGGCCCGGTACGAGTCGGCGGCCACCCGTGTCCTGCTGCTCGGCATCTTTGTGACCGGGCTGACCGCGCAGTTCGTGAAGCCGGTCGGAGACGCGATCGCGGGGCAGGTGTTTCTGGGGGGGAGCGCTGCTCAGCCTGGTCGGATATGTGCTGTACAACGCGGTGCAGGAACTCGCCGTCTCGACCCGGCCGCCCGACAGGGGCCTGGTCAACTCCCGGGACCTGGGCAGTCTCGTGGGCGAGGCCTTCCACTCCAGGAAGGTGGAGATCTGCTTCCTCGGCTATACGGGCGAGACGCTCTACAACGAGCTGTATCACCGGCTGGAGAGCCTTCTGGACGACCCGGGGCCGACAAAGCGGGTGTCGGTCAGGATGCTGATACCGGACTTCGGGCGTGAGATGGCCGTGCCCTCGCGCGTCGGCCCCGACGGGAAACCCGTCGACTACCCCGAATTCCGTGCACGGCTCGAGGCCAAGTGCCGGGAGTACGACCAGATTCTGTCCAGGCTCGCCGACCGGTTGACCGCCGACGGCAGGGTGCTGGTGCACTGCGAGTACCGCCTGTACAACGGGGATCCGCGGGACAAAGTGTGCATCTTCAACAAGGAACTGGTGCTGTGCGGCCTCTACGACGTGGTCGCCACCATGTCCTTGCAGGATCCCGACTGCGAGGTCTACGACCCCAAGGGCTACAACACGGACCTTGCCGTCCGTTCCCGCAAGGAGGGGACGGCAGCCGCCGAGACGGCTGTCGCGACACAGATCAGCCACTTCGAGGGGGTGTGGAGTCTGGCGGCCACACCTTCGTGGCGCCGGTGACCCGCCCCCTCACGCCGTCCGCCTCCTGAACAGCGCCCCCGACGCCGCCGCCGAAGCCGCCAGGATTCCCGCGCACCAGGTCAGGGCCACCCAGGGTGTGCTGCCCACCGGCTGGGCGAGGAGCAGGCCGCGGAGGGATTCGATGACCTGCGTCACCGGTTGGTTGTCGGCGATGGGGCGGAGCCAGCCGGGCATGGTGGAGGTGGGGACGAAGGCGCTGCTCGGGTAGGGGAGGAAGCTCACGAAGAAGGTGAAGCCGCCCGCCGCCTCCGGGGACTTGGCCAGCAGGCCCACCGTTGCCGAGAGCCAGGACAGCGCCAGGATGAAGGCGAGGAGGACCCCTGCCGCCGCGAGCCAGCCGGGCAGGGTCGCCGTTGGGCGGAAGCCGATCGCGAAGGCCAGGGCCAGGACCAGGGTCGTCGCGATCACGTTGCGGGCCACCGAGGCGAAGACGTGGCCCGTCAGGATCTGCGGGCCGCCGATGTCCAGGGAACGGAAGCGGTCGATGATGCCGCCCTTCAGATCCTCCGTCACCGCCACCGCCGTGTTCGCCGAGCCGAAGCCGGCGCAGAGGAGCAGGACCCCGGGGACCACGTACGTGACGTACGAGGAGGTGTCCGTCCTGATCGCGCCGCCGAAGAAGTAGACGAAGATCAGGAGCAGCATCACCGGGAGCGCCATCGCCGTGATCAGGGCGTCCACGTTGCGGCGGCTGATGCGGATCGCCCGGCCGGTCATGATCAGCGCTTCAGACATGGGTCATCCCCGGGGTGTGTGAGGGGGCCGTGGTCGGGGGCTTGCTCCGTGGGTCCGTGAGGCTCAGGAAGACGTCGTCCAGCGTCGCCGTGCGGAGCGTGAACGTCGCGAAATCCGTGCGGTCCGGGTCCAGGTCGTCCAGCAGGGTGCGTACGTCCGCTGCCGTGCCGTCCGTCGGGAAGCCGAGCGTCAGGGTCTCGGGGGAGTGGTGCGTGGCCCGGCCGGACAGGCGCAGGTAGGCCTCGTGGGTGGTGAGCGACGCCTCCAGGCGGTGGCCGGACACCAGGGACTTGAGGGCCTGCGGCGAGCCCTCCGCCGCGATCATTCCCTCGTGCAACACCGCGATGTGGTCGGCCAGTTGGTCTGCCTCCTCCAGGTACTGGGTCGTCAGGAAGACCGTCGTGCCGTGTGCCGTGAGGTCGCGCACCACCTCCCACATCTCCTGGCGGCTGCGCGGGTCCAGGCCCGTCGTCGGCTCGTCCAGGAAGATCACCTCCGGGTCGCCCACCAGGCCCGCCGCCAGATCGACGCGGCGGCGCATCCCTCCCGAGTACGTGCGGACCAGGCGGTCGGCCGCTTCCGTGAGGTCGAAACGGGTCAGCAGTTCGGCTGCCCGTGCGCGGGCCGCGGCGCGGGGCAGGCCCACGAGCCTCGCCATCATGCGGAGGTTCTCCGCGCCCGTCTGCGTCTCGTCGACCGCCGCGAACTGACCGGTGAGGCTGATCGCGCGACGGACCTCGCGACGCCCCGTACGGATGTCATGGCCCGCCACCCGTGCCGTGCCCGTGTCGGGGGTGGTGAGCGTGGTGAGGATGCGGACGGCTGTGGTCTTGCCTGCGCCGTTCGGGCCCAGGAGCGCGAAGACGGTGCCGGGCGGGACGTGGAGGTCGATGCCGCGGAGTACGGGGGTGGCGCCTCGGCCGCCGGATCGGCCGTAGGTCTTGGTGAGGGCTGTCGCCTCGATGGCCGGAGTGGCGGCTGGGGGTGGTGGGGGCATGCGGGACTCCTTTACTGCGTATGGTCTACGCGTTACCGAGTAAGGGTTACGCAGAACTACGATGTGCGTCAAGCACGGCAGCTCAGGAGGAGGAGGCGACGGCGGGCCATGGCGGCGGACGAGGCAACTGGTGAGGGTGCGCGGGACGAGGGCGAAGGCGTGGGGGGCTCGGGGCTTTCCGCGAGCCTCGAAACCGCCTGGGGGCTGCGCGAGCGGCCCTCGAAGGGGCCCAAGCCCGGCCTGAGCCTCGATCGCATCGTCGACGCGGGCATCGCCATCGCGGCCGCGGAAGGCATCGGCGCGGTCACCATGGGGCGGGTCGCCAAGGCGCTCGGCGCCTCGCCGATGTCCCTCTACCGGTACGTCTCCGCCAGGGACGAGCTCTACGTCCTCATGCAGGACGCGGCGACCGGCTTCCCGCCCGAGATGCCCGCGGCGATCACGGGGTGGCGGGCGCGGCTGGAGTGGTGGGCGCGGGCCCAGCGCGAGGTCTTCCGGCGCAACCTGTGGCTCGTACGCATCCCCATCACCTCGCCGCCCGTGTCCCCCCACTCCCTGGAGTGGATGGAGCAGGGGCTCGCGGCGCTCGACGGCAGCGGGCTAGAGGAGGGCCAGAAGCTCTCCGTGCTCATGCTGGTGGGCGGGTTCGTGCGGAACGAGGTCGTCTTCATGGCCGATCTGGACACGGCCATGAGGGCGGGGGGCAAGGAGCCCGACGAGGTGATGCGGCAGTACGCACGCACCATCGACGCCCTCACCTCGATCGCCCCCGAACGCTTCCCGGCGCTGCGGCGGACGCTCGCGACGGGCGTACTCGACGTCGCGGACGCCGAGGACACGGAGTTCGAGTTCGGGATCGGTCGGGTGCTGGACGGGGTGGCGGTGTTGATCGGGGATCGGTGACGTCTGCGGTGTCTCCTACGCGTACTGCTCCAGCCCCGACCGCAGCTGGCCGAAGGCCCGGTTCGCCGCCACCACCGCGTCCGGCCACACCGCTTCCGCGCTCTCGCCCGCGTCGATCCGGCGCCAGTTCTCCAGGGCGAGGATGCGCTGTACGGCGATGATCTGGCCGGCGGCCAGGCGCGCGGCGAGCGCTTCCTCGTCCGACGCCTCCTCCGACGCCGACCCGTTCGGTGCCTTCCTGGACGCCTCGCTCAACGCCTCGCCCAGCGCTTTCTCCGACCGCTCCTGGTACCCGTACAGCCGTGCCACCAGGGACGGCGTCCCGTACAGCAGGCGGTGGAAGGCGAGTACGTGGACGTTGTCGCACAGGCCGGTCACCGGGTCCTGGCGCTCCAGGCCGTCGAGGAAGTGGCGCTGCAGGGTGTCCAGGGGGGAGCGCTTCGGGGGGCGCCCGGCCACCACCCGCGCGGCCTCGTCCACGTGGTCCGCGAACCGGTGGAGTACGAGGTCCTCCTTGGCCGGGAAGTACCGGAACAGGGTCGGCTTCGAGATGTCGGCGGCTGCCGCGACCTCAGCGACCGGCACCTTCTCGAAGCCCTTCTCCAGGAAGAGGGCGATCGCCGCGTCGGAGACCGCCTGGTACATCCGCTGCCGCTTGCGCTCGCGCAGGCCGGGGGTGGGGCCAGGGGTGGGGTCGGAGCCGGGGTCGCCGCCCGCTTTTTCGTCCGTCATGGCGGGAGAGTATCGCATCGCTGAGTCGCGGTAACGAATTTAACTTGGCGACAAATTTAACTCGGTTACATTATTCTCGGTCGTATGACGCGACCCGACGAAGCCCTGGCCCAAGAACGCCGCTTCCACGACACCTGCCGCGCCGCCCTCACCGGCATGGTCGACGGCGCCGAGGAGCAGGTCGTCAGCGGAGCCGATGTCTCCGCGTCCGGCGCCGACGCCGAAGTCCTCGGCTACCAGTTCCGCAGCCACGCCAAAGCGATGCGCGAACTTCCCGAGGCTCCCCTCTTCTTCGGCCGTCTCTCCTTCGCCGCCGACGGTCCCGAGGCCGCCGAAGCCGGTGAACACCGCGGGCAGAGCTACCACATCGGCCGCCTCCGCATCAGCGAACACCCCTCCGCCCCGCCCCTCGTCGTCGACTGGCGCGCCCCCGTTTCCCGCGCCTTCTACCAGGCGGGATCCCGCGACCCCCAAGGTGTCGCCGTCCGCCGCCGCTTCGGCTGGGCCCCCGGCAGCAAGGGCGACTCCGCCGACCTCACGGGCCTGGAGGACGAGCCGCTGGCCGCCGCCAAGCCGGACACCCTCACCGGCGGCACGTCGCACACCCCCGGCGGACCGGAGGTCTCGATCGCGCCGGACGAGCCCACGACCCCGGCCCCGCCACCCCCGCACGGCAGCCGCATCCTCGCCGGAGAGATCGAGCGCCCCCGCGTCGGCCCCATGCGCGACATCGCCGCCACCATCCAGCCCGAGCAGGACGACCTCGTCCGCGGTGAACTCACCGCATCCGTCTGCGTCCAGGGCGCCCCCGGCACCGGCAAGACGGCCGTCGGCCTGCACCGCGCCGCGTATCTCCTCTACACCCACCCCCAGCGCGTGCAGCGCGCCGGACTCCTCATCCTCGGCCCCAACCGCACCTTCCTCCGCTACATCGCCGAGGTGCTCCCCTCCCTCGGCGAGACCGGCGTACGGCAGTCCACCGTCGCCGACGAGATCGCCAGGGCCACCGCGCCCGTACGCGCCCAGGACAGCGAGGCCGCGGCGAGCGTCAAGCACGACGCCCGTATGGCGGAGGTCCTGCGCCGCGCGCTCTACTCGCGCGTCGCACCGCCCGCCAACTCCATTGCGGTGCCGGACGGTTCGTACACCTGGCGAGTCCCGCTCGGCGACCTGGAGCGGATCATCGCGGATGCCCGCGCCGAGGAACCCCCGTACGCCGTCGGGCGCGAGCGCGTGCGCACCCGTGCCGTCCGGCACATCCAGGAGCAGGCCGAGCGCCGCGCCGGGGCCGTGAACAACGCCTGGCTGCAGAAGATCTCCCGCGCCCGCTCCGTCTCGGCGTTCGTCGACGAGGCCTGGCCCAAGGCGCGGCCCGGCGAGGTGCTCGCCGCCCTGCTCGCCGACCCGGAGGCGCTGGCCGCCGCGGCCGACGGCATCCTCGACGCCGACGAGCAGCGGGCGATCCGCTGGGCCAGTCCCCCGCGCTCGTACAAGTCGGCGAAGTGGTCCGCCGCGGATCTCGTTCTGCTCGACGAGATCGCCGGGCTGCTCGAACGCCCCGGCGGCTACGGCCACATCGTCGTCGACGAGGCGCAGGACCTCTCCCCGATGGAGGCCCGCGCGATCGCCCGCCGTGCCGACTTCGGCTCGCTCACGGTTCTCGGGGACCTCGCCCAGGGGACCACCCCGTGGGCCGCCCGCGGCTGGCC
This Streptomyces sp. NBC_01283 DNA region includes the following protein-coding sequences:
- a CDS encoding AAA family ATPase, whose amino-acid sequence is MTRPDEALAQERRFHDTCRAALTGMVDGAEEQVVSGADVSASGADAEVLGYQFRSHAKAMRELPEAPLFFGRLSFAADGPEAAEAGEHRGQSYHIGRLRISEHPSAPPLVVDWRAPVSRAFYQAGSRDPQGVAVRRRFGWAPGSKGDSADLTGLEDEPLAAAKPDTLTGGTSHTPGGPEVSIAPDEPTTPAPPPPHGSRILAGEIERPRVGPMRDIAATIQPEQDDLVRGELTASVCVQGAPGTGKTAVGLHRAAYLLYTHPQRVQRAGLLILGPNRTFLRYIAEVLPSLGETGVRQSTVADEIARATAPVRAQDSEAAASVKHDARMAEVLRRALYSRVAPPANSIAVPDGSYTWRVPLGDLERIIADARAEEPPYAVGRERVRTRAVRHIQEQAERRAGAVNNAWLQKISRARSVSAFVDEAWPKARPGEVLAALLADPEALAAAADGILDADEQRAIRWASPPRSYKSAKWSAADLVLLDEIAGLLERPGGYGHIVVDEAQDLSPMEARAIARRADFGSLTVLGDLAQGTTPWAARGWPELLAHLGKPDASVTPLTIGFRVPKAVVGLANRVLASLDVDVPPARSLRVDGELRIREVRDVGAATVDAVRAALVREGSVGVIAADADTARLREALTAAGIESAGPDDLGARVTVLPASMAKGLEYDHVVAVEPAAIAEAERRGPSRLYVVLTRAVSRLDVLHSRPLPWEG
- a CDS encoding TetR/AcrR family transcriptional regulator, which encodes MTDEKAGGDPGSDPTPGPTPGLRERKRQRMYQAVSDAAIALFLEKGFEKVPVAEVAAAADISKPTLFRYFPAKEDLVLHRFADHVDEAARVVAGRPPKRSPLDTLQRHFLDGLERQDPVTGLCDNVHVLAFHRLLYGTPSLVARLYGYQERSEKALGEALSEASRKAPNGSASEEASDEEALAARLAAGQIIAVQRILALENWRRIDAGESAEAVWPDAVVAANRAFGQLRSGLEQYA
- a CDS encoding winged helix-turn-helix domain-containing protein, which gives rise to MVGERSGEGGGSEFRRVSDALHSRLVDGTYPLDSLLPPQRELAREFDVSRDTIQRVLRELISEGLVRSKQGSGSRVVKAQLAHMSAGGGRAGGSTGRVSLGPIIGAAFEASRVTLDVFTLTSESLDAHIRVQAERIRVRAIEPERIAVRILLPSEDLDLPYPRAKDDPADPRPQLRLRDITRRHTASLRNALRDLHTEGLVAEVDVEVRRVPLTPAFKLYVLNGTEALHGPYEVIERRIQLDDGEEIDALDVLGLGSALTHYVREEDPESQGALFVSSMQAWFDSCWTLLAKS
- a CDS encoding ABC transporter permease codes for the protein MSEALIMTGRAIRISRRNVDALITAMALPVMLLLIFVYFFGGAIRTDTSSYVTYVVPGVLLLCAGFGSANTAVAVTEDLKGGIIDRFRSLDIGGPQILTGHVFASVARNVIATTLVLALAFAIGFRPTATLPGWLAAAGVLLAFILALSWLSATVGLLAKSPEAAGGFTFFVSFLPYPSSAFVPTSTMPGWLRPIADNQPVTQVIESLRGLLLAQPVGSTPWVALTWCAGILAASAAASGALFRRRTA
- a CDS encoding TetR/AcrR family transcriptional regulator C-terminal domain-containing protein is translated as MAADEATGEGARDEGEGVGGSGLSASLETAWGLRERPSKGPKPGLSLDRIVDAGIAIAAAEGIGAVTMGRVAKALGASPMSLYRYVSARDELYVLMQDAATGFPPEMPAAITGWRARLEWWARAQREVFRRNLWLVRIPITSPPVSPHSLEWMEQGLAALDGSGLEEGQKLSVLMLVGGFVRNEVVFMADLDTAMRAGGKEPDEVMRQYARTIDALTSIAPERFPALRRTLATGVLDVADAEDTEFEFGIGRVLDGVAVLIGDR
- a CDS encoding phosphotransferase family protein, whose amino-acid sequence is MGIPVPGPPSLAPSGPPLTGSADENEALDVHDVYDGFVEHALRHGTVSGGHHNQNYVLPLTQSMARLVDRYPGRPVTVRLRRQDALPVVIRTWQDESEILRAIKGVLPHVPECLAKRGDSAVHSYVEGVPFSSICQNGKPVDSLLIKALATLLAQMTQVRREALPPLPADWPRMDKGGPTFLRTLAHLAERQIRQPNWTEFGGLFAALGIPDDALLRLAERAPNMARRPYSLLHTDLHRDNVIFSYGGDPPLICVDWELATYGDPLHDLATHLVRMRYPDHQWDEVIAAWAEAMERLRPRAVNGLGRDLDHYVAFERAQSVYPDVMRAARSLGSSPDQKSLDEATYAVRKALEAAAVPLQLQGVPDAEEIQRVLFRWWAARLGGRAEGIRQATPISWEPNERVPEHPAFPRSAVLEALIAEGAAPASRVYKGTAHLNTVVRVDGITFPVVIRRKLTSAERRERSILSEHAVLRAIEDSGEPVRAPRVLALGASHLKDGFAIHSYEGSGAGDLPPDHPVDGLRPAEADHLVDQLGALARIDTQQLDPTVGKTDFYRWLCDELARLVMYLPKESQKLARELGLPDGYRLWEILIRHRLTPRRPALLHGDLNPWNLVRRDGDDGPLTVIDWEMAMIGDPLYDLVRHMHLTPTRPEIRQRMFGRWVARLPEACTAGWQEEWKVYRWIEVVRSAYVDLDRLVTGADLDAPNVQRAVDSYAMTLATAQASLGLRPSPTANPYLARALPHGQHGGMRAAP
- a CDS encoding ABC transporter ATP-binding protein: MPPPPPAATPAIEATALTKTYGRSGGRGATPVLRGIDLHVPPGTVFALLGPNGAGKTTAVRILTTLTTPDTGTARVAGHDIRTGRREVRRAISLTGQFAAVDETQTGAENLRMMARLVGLPRAAARARAAELLTRFDLTEAADRLVRTYSGGMRRRVDLAAGLVGDPEVIFLDEPTTGLDPRSRQEMWEVVRDLTAHGTTVFLTTQYLEEADQLADHIAVLHEGMIAAEGSPQALKSLVSGHRLEASLTTHEAYLRLSGRATHHSPETLTLGFPTDGTAADVRTLLDDLDPDRTDFATFTLRTATLDDVFLSLTDPRSKPPTTAPSHTPGMTHV